From Achromobacter spanius, a single genomic window includes:
- a CDS encoding mucoidy inhibitor MuiA family protein: MRRTLLALAFATIPGLAAAAALPSSIGAVTVYQDRAVVTRAASSELAAGEHELMLENLPASLQENSLQVSAKSTGQATLLDVKVSDVYQAATANERVRQIEAQIDKLVSRQAALDDEAAVLDNQRELILMMQRGATEPAKDGARLTLDELKAIQTLSAESLATTLAGLRRVAEQKTELEREMTALQTQLGLVRGESGRRTKTVTLRVNMARAGKLDLALSYAVAGARWTPAYDARLRPADRNVDLGYFGVIRQNTGEDWKNVKLTLSTARPSLGGGAPTLRPWIIDVAAPPPPPRPVAAPAPAAVQAEMHAKRAPRASAMEDSAVLPEPEPEVIEVSTAQVQNAATSASFQIKNPATLLSDNTTQRVAIATARLPAALQYQSTPGLRETVYLTAQASNNTDFPFLAGPLNTFLDDAFVASGAMKAVMPGEKLELALGADDGISIKRQLVNRYTESTGFSGSGKRVTYEYKITVKNNKATTEKVSFADRLPISRNEKIVVKLLSPSERDIKREEDGKLVWDWELEPGKSRETVLKFSVDYPGDIAVFGL; this comes from the coding sequence GTGAGACGTACCCTTCTGGCCCTGGCCTTTGCAACGATCCCCGGCCTGGCTGCCGCCGCCGCGCTGCCCTCCTCCATTGGCGCCGTCACCGTCTATCAGGACCGCGCCGTCGTCACCCGCGCCGCCAGCAGCGAGCTTGCCGCAGGCGAACACGAGCTGATGCTGGAAAACCTGCCGGCGTCGCTACAGGAAAACTCGCTGCAAGTCTCCGCCAAAAGCACCGGCCAGGCCACGCTGCTTGACGTCAAGGTCAGCGACGTCTATCAGGCCGCGACCGCGAACGAACGCGTGCGGCAGATCGAGGCGCAGATCGACAAGCTGGTCAGCCGCCAGGCCGCGCTGGACGACGAAGCCGCGGTGCTGGACAACCAGCGTGAACTCATCCTGATGATGCAGCGCGGGGCCACCGAGCCGGCCAAGGACGGCGCCCGCCTCACGCTCGACGAATTGAAGGCGATCCAGACGCTCAGCGCCGAGTCGCTGGCCACGACGCTGGCGGGCCTGCGGCGCGTGGCCGAACAGAAGACCGAGCTGGAGCGCGAAATGACGGCGCTGCAGACCCAGCTTGGCCTGGTGCGCGGCGAATCGGGCCGCCGCACCAAGACCGTGACGTTGCGGGTCAACATGGCGCGTGCGGGCAAGCTGGATCTGGCGCTGTCGTACGCCGTGGCCGGCGCGCGCTGGACGCCTGCCTACGACGCGCGCCTGCGCCCGGCCGATCGCAATGTGGATCTGGGCTATTTTGGCGTCATCCGCCAGAACACCGGTGAAGACTGGAAGAACGTGAAGCTGACGCTGTCCACCGCCCGGCCGTCGCTGGGCGGCGGCGCGCCGACGCTGCGTCCGTGGATCATCGACGTGGCCGCACCGCCCCCGCCGCCCCGGCCCGTTGCCGCGCCGGCTCCGGCTGCCGTCCAGGCCGAGATGCACGCCAAGCGCGCGCCGCGCGCCAGCGCAATGGAAGACAGCGCCGTCCTGCCCGAGCCGGAGCCCGAAGTCATAGAGGTCTCGACCGCCCAGGTCCAGAATGCCGCGACCAGCGCGTCGTTCCAGATCAAGAATCCCGCCACGCTGCTGTCGGACAACACCACGCAGCGCGTCGCGATTGCCACGGCCAGGCTGCCCGCCGCCTTGCAATACCAATCCACGCCGGGGCTGCGCGAGACCGTCTACCTGACCGCGCAAGCCAGCAACAACACCGACTTTCCCTTCCTGGCGGGCCCGCTCAATACCTTCCTGGACGATGCCTTTGTCGCGTCGGGCGCCATGAAGGCCGTGATGCCCGGCGAAAAGCTGGAATTGGCCCTCGGCGCCGACGATGGCATCTCCATCAAGCGCCAACTGGTGAACCGCTACACCGAAAGCACCGGATTTTCGGGCAGTGGCAAGCGCGTCACCTACGAGTACAAGATCACCGTCAAGAACAACAAGGCCACCACGGAAAAGGTGTCTTTCGCGGATCGTCTGCCCATCTCGCGCAACGAGAAGATCGTGGTCAAGCTGCTGTCGCCGTCCGAGCGAGACATCAAGCGCGAAGAAGACGGCAAGCTGGTGTGGGACTGGGAGCTGGAACCGGGCAAGTCGCGCGAGACCGTGCTGAAGTTTTCGGTCGACTATCCGGGCGACATCGCCGTGTTCGGTCTGTGA
- a CDS encoding LysR family transcriptional regulator has product MELRHLRYFTAVAEELHFTRAAARLGIGQPPLSQQIQQLEREIGTPLFLRLPRGIALTEAGAQFLDDARAILASADRAVDTARRLGRGERGAITVGFTASAVFHPYLPRAIRAFRDRYPDVRITLTESNTVTLLRGLRAGEVDVAFVRPPYVLDAEFESERVLDEPMLIALPPDHPLSRKRAIPIAALAEEDFVLYPRPIGAGLYDAIQSACQRAGFAPRVIQEAPQMASIVSLVAAGVGISIVPAAMRHMGAQGIEYRPIKGDAPHALLDMAYRRHDRSVAAENAVGMLRRLAHPERE; this is encoded by the coding sequence ATGGAATTGCGCCACCTGCGTTACTTCACCGCCGTTGCCGAAGAACTGCACTTCACGCGCGCGGCCGCGCGCCTTGGCATCGGCCAACCCCCGCTCAGCCAGCAGATCCAGCAACTGGAGCGCGAGATCGGCACGCCGCTGTTCCTGCGTCTGCCGCGGGGCATTGCGCTGACCGAGGCCGGCGCTCAGTTCCTGGACGACGCGCGCGCCATCCTGGCCAGCGCAGACCGCGCCGTCGATACGGCACGGCGGCTGGGCCGCGGGGAGCGCGGCGCCATCACGGTCGGCTTTACGGCATCGGCCGTATTCCACCCCTATTTGCCCCGCGCCATCCGCGCCTTCCGCGACCGCTATCCGGACGTGCGCATCACCCTGACCGAAAGCAACACCGTCACGCTGCTGCGCGGGCTGCGCGCCGGCGAGGTGGATGTCGCCTTCGTGCGCCCGCCCTACGTGCTGGATGCCGAATTCGAATCCGAACGCGTGCTGGACGAGCCGATGCTGATCGCCCTGCCACCCGATCACCCGCTCAGCCGCAAGCGCGCCATCCCCATCGCGGCGTTGGCCGAGGAGGACTTTGTCCTCTATCCCCGGCCGATTGGCGCGGGCCTGTACGACGCCATCCAATCCGCCTGCCAGCGTGCCGGGTTCGCGCCGCGCGTCATCCAGGAGGCGCCGCAGATGGCGTCCATCGTCAGCCTGGTGGCGGCGGGCGTGGGCATTTCCATCGTGCCTGCCGCCATGCGCCACATGGGCGCGCAAGGCATCGAGTACCGCCCCATCAAGGGCGATGCGCCGCACGCGCTGCTGGACATGGCCTACCGCCGCCATGACCGATCGGTGGCCGCGGAAAACGCTGTCGGCATGCTGCGCCGGCTGGCGCATCCCGAACGCGAGTGA
- a CDS encoding MFS transporter, which produces MSTPSASPATKPGAPAPEYLARGTPGLRRAQWALFAAGFSTFSLLYCVQPLMPLFTHAFNVSPAQSSLVLSLCTGLLAIAIFFVGLFSAALPRKRVMAWSLFASAILGTIAAVAPDWQSLLALRALQGVAMGGVPAVAMAYLAEEVEPGTLGLAMGLYISGSAFGGLSGRVITGLVSDHFGWRAAMGTLGLLGIVAAMLFVWLLPASRRFTPRRGQGWTGVWADVREGAGAHLKNGPLCALFAMGGLLMGAFVAVYNYVGFRLLLPPFSLSQTFIGFIFVVYLVGIFASTWFGRLADRHGRGAMLAAASSLALAGLLLTLSNSLPVLIAGIVVFTFGFFAAHAVASGWVGQMARGYKALAASFYLLVYYVGSSVLGALGGQFWTAGGWHGVAAMAGGLLAAALVISAGLAWRTGRRHATAGAAGPA; this is translated from the coding sequence ATGTCTACCCCATCTGCAAGTCCCGCCACGAAACCCGGCGCCCCGGCGCCGGAGTATCTGGCGCGCGGCACGCCGGGACTGCGACGCGCCCAATGGGCGCTCTTTGCGGCCGGCTTTTCCACCTTTTCCCTGCTGTATTGCGTGCAGCCGCTGATGCCGCTGTTCACGCACGCGTTCAACGTGTCGCCGGCCCAGAGCAGCCTGGTGCTGTCGCTGTGCACGGGGTTACTGGCCATCGCCATCTTTTTCGTGGGTCTGTTTTCCGCCGCCTTGCCGCGCAAACGCGTCATGGCGTGGTCGCTGTTCGCCTCCGCCATCCTCGGCACCATCGCGGCCGTCGCGCCGGACTGGCAGAGCCTCCTGGCGCTGCGCGCACTGCAAGGCGTGGCAATGGGCGGGGTGCCGGCCGTGGCCATGGCCTATCTGGCTGAAGAGGTCGAGCCCGGCACGCTGGGCCTCGCGATGGGGCTGTACATCAGCGGCAGCGCGTTTGGCGGGCTGTCTGGGCGCGTCATCACCGGCCTGGTGTCCGACCATTTCGGATGGCGCGCGGCGATGGGCACGCTGGGACTGCTGGGCATCGTTGCGGCCATGTTGTTCGTGTGGCTCCTGCCGGCCTCGCGCCGCTTTACCCCGCGCCGCGGCCAGGGATGGACGGGCGTCTGGGCGGATGTGCGCGAAGGCGCCGGCGCGCACCTGAAGAATGGGCCGCTGTGCGCGCTGTTCGCCATGGGCGGGCTGCTGATGGGCGCGTTCGTCGCAGTCTACAACTACGTGGGCTTTCGCCTGCTGCTGCCGCCGTTTTCGCTCAGCCAGACCTTCATCGGGTTCATCTTTGTCGTCTACCTGGTGGGCATCTTCGCCTCGACCTGGTTCGGCCGCCTGGCCGACCGGCACGGGCGTGGCGCGATGCTGGCCGCCGCCTCAAGCCTGGCCCTGGCGGGCCTGTTGCTGACGCTCTCCAACTCGCTGCCCGTGCTGATCGCCGGAATCGTGGTCTTCACCTTCGGCTTTTTCGCGGCGCACGCCGTGGCAAGCGGCTGGGTCGGACAGATGGCGCGTGGCTACAAGGCGCTGGCCGCCTCGTTCTACCTGCTGGTCTATTACGTGGGGTCAAGCGTGCTCGGAGCGCTCGGCGGCCAATTCTGGACGGCCGGCGGCTGGCACGGCGTGGCCGCGATGGCGGGCGGATTGCTTGCCGCCGCACTGGTGATCAGCGCGGGTCTTGCATGGCGCACGGGACGGCGGCATGCCACGGCCGGCGCCGCCGGTCCCGCCTGA